The following coding sequences are from one Lolium rigidum isolate FL_2022 chromosome 6, APGP_CSIRO_Lrig_0.1, whole genome shotgun sequence window:
- the LOC124663342 gene encoding uncharacterized protein LOC124663342 has protein sequence MVREEDLDVVLVPLGLAVVAGYHLWLLYAILRHPTRTVVGLNALARKRWVAVIMANTEKNGVLAVQTLRNNIMASTVLATTAITLASVISVFIGATAGRSPTSPSSSSSSSSSPMLVYGSKTGQVFAVKYLAISLCFMLAFVCNVQAIRLYAHASFLLGLPPAPEEGAAEDFAAYVARTVNRGSHAWSLGLRAFYVSLALFMWTFGPIPMLACSVLMCALLYFLDTTRDYAKGIQHMHREMSAQKDSTV, from the exons ATGGTTCGGGAGGAGGATCTTGATGTGGTGCTGGTGCCCCTGGGACTGGCGGTGGTGGCCGGCTACCACCTGTGGCTCCTCTACGCCATCCTGCGGCACCCGACCCGCACCGTCGTCGGCCTCAACGCCCTCGCCCGGAAGCGCTGGGTCGCCGTCATCATGGCC AACACGGAGAAGAACGGGGTGCTGGCGGTGCAGACGCTGCGGAACAACATCATGGCGTCGACGGTGCTGGCCACGACGGCCATCACGCTCGCGTCCGTCATCAGCGTCTTCATCGGCGCCACGGCGGGCCGCTCGCCAAcgtcgccgtcgtcttcatcgtcgtcgtcgtcgtcgccgatgCTGGTGTACGGGAGCAAGACGGGGCAGGTGTTCGCGGTCAAGTACCTGGCCATCTCGCTCTGCTTCATGCTCGCCTTCGTCTGCAACGTGCAGGCCATTCGGCTGTACGCGCACGCCAGCTTCCTGCTGGGcctgccgccggcgccggaggAAGGGGCGGCGGAGGATTTCGCGGCGTACGTGGCGCGCACGGTGAACCGCGGCAGCCACGCCTGGTCGCTGGGGCTCCGCGCCTTCTATGTCTCGCTCGCCCTGTTCATGTGGACGTTCGGGCCCATCCCCATGCTCGCCTGCAGCGTCCTCATGTGCGCCCTGCTCTACTTCCTCGACACCACAAGGGACTATGCCAAGGGGATACAGCATATGCACCGTGAAATGAGCGCACAAAAGGATAGCACCGTGTGA